The nucleotide window ACCGGCCGCTGGCGGGACCGTGCGGGTCTCTCCAAGCACCTGGTGCCCGGCATCGCCAAGGTCGTGCTCACCGCGCCCGGCAAGGGCGACGTGCCGAACATCGTGCACGGCGTGAACCACGAGGACATCAAGCCGGACGAGCAGATCATCTCCTGCGCCTCCTGCACCACCAACGCGATCGTGCCGCCGCTGAAGGCGATGAACGACGAGTACGGCGTGCTGCGCGGCCACGTGGAGACCGTCCACTCGTTCACCAACGACCAGAACCTGCTGGACAACTTCCACAAGGCCGACCGCCGCGGCCGCTCGGCACCGCTGAACATGGTGATCACCGAGACCGGTGCCGCCTCGGCCGTCGCCAAGGCGCTGCCCGACCTCAAGGCGAAGATCACCGGCAGCTCGATCCGGGTGCCGGTGCCGGACGTCTCGATCGCCATCCTCAACCTGCAGCTGGCCCGCGAGACCAGCCGCGAGGAGGTGCTGGAGCACCTGCGCGAGGTCTCGCTGACCTCGCCGCTGCGCCGGCAGATCGACTTCACCAGCGCGCCCGACGCGGTCTCCAGCGACTTCATCGGCTCGCGGCACGCCTCGATCGTCGACGCCGGTGCCACCAAGGTCGAGGGCGACAACGCGATCCTCTACCTGTGGTACGACAACGAGTTCGGCTACTCGTGCCAGGTGGTCCGGGTCGTCCAGTACGTCTCCGGCGTGGAGTACCCGACCTTCCCGGCTCCGGCCGCGGTCTGATCGGTCCGCGGTTCCACCGCGCTCCCGGGCGGTCCCCCTGGTGGGGGCCGCCCGGTCCCGTTTCAGTGGAACAGGGCGGACAGCACCAGGACCAGCACCAGGACCACCACCAGGACGGGTGCGCCGACCGCGGCGGTGATCAGCCAGCCCTGGCTCCGCTGTGACGACTGCTCCCGGCGGGCCGGCGGGTGGTCGTCCAGGTAGGCGAAGGGTCTGGCCGAGGGGACCGGCGGCGGGGCCGGCGGGGGTGGCGGGTTCGACGGGACGGGCGGGTCCGCCCAGTCCGGGTCGACCCACTCCGGGTCCTCCGGGGCCAGCACCGGGGTCGGGGTAGGCGACGGTTCGCCGGGTTGTGTGCTGGGCTGTGCGGCCGACTGCGCGGTCGACTGTGCGGCCGACCGTGCGGGCCGGGGCGCCAGGTCGCGGAGCAGGCGGCACCAGACCCGCGGCGGCAGGTCGGGCGGATCGTCCCGGTCCAGCAGCAGGTTCAGCAGGTCCCGGTCGACGTCGTCGGCCCGCTCGGCCAGCACGTGCAGGAAGTCGGACACCCGCCGCTCCTGCGCGGGGTCGCGCAGCTGCGGCCGGACCGCCCAGGCGAAGAGCTCCGCCGCGTCCGTGACCTGCCTGCGCTCGTCGCGCGGGTCCGGCCCGGCCGGGTAGAACCAGAGCTGCTGCGCCAGCACCAGCCGGCACAGCTCGGCGGCGCCCGCCTGGCCGAGACCGAGCCGGCGCACGGCGGCGAGCGCGGGAGCGGCCGCCGCCCAGTCGTCGTCCGCCGCCGCCAGCTGCTCCAACAGCGCCTGCTCGGGGTCCTGACGGGGCAGTTCTTGACGGGCCGGTTCCTGACGGGCTGGCTCCTGACGCTCCGGTTCCTGACGGGTCGGCTCCTGACGGGTCGGCTCGTGATGCGTCGGCTCGGGGTGCGTCGGCGGCCCGACCGGATCGGGGTGCTGGGCCGGCCGGCCCGCGCCGGGCGTCGCCGCACGGTCGGCGGTGGCCCGCAGGACCCGCTCCAGCTCGGGCAGCCGGCGGTCCGGGGGCCGGCGGGTCTCGCTCCAGCGCTGGGCCAGCTCGTCCAGCAGGGGCCGCTCCCGCGGGCGCTCCAGGAACCGGCCGACCAGCTGACGGGCGAGCTCGTGCGGCAGGTCCCGGGGGAGCGGCTGGGACGGATCCAGCCGGGTCAGCAGCGGGTCCCGGCCGTCGGCCCGCCGCCACTGCGGCACCGTGGTGACCAGCAGCCGGTGGGAGTCGACGGTGTCGTAGGTGGCGAAGGTCCAGTGCTGCTGGAGCCACCGCGGCCCGAAGATCCCGTGCAGGCCGTAGACCACCAGCGCGGCGTGGTTGTGCGCCGGCCAGTCGGGCAGGCCCGGGCCGAGCAGCGAGAGGTGGCGCCGGGGGTCGGCGAGCAGCGCGGCGGTCGCCGCGACCAGCGCGGTGCGCACGACGGGCAGCTGCGCCTCGGTCTGCGCCTGCCGCTCCCAGGCGGCGGCCCGCAGTCGCGCCACCGGCAGCCGGGGCAGCTGCCCCGACTCCTGCTCGGCGAACTCCGGTGGCGCCACCGGCCAGTCGCGCAGCAGCAGGCACTCGCGCATCGGCAGCGCCTCCAGCGGGCCGACCAGCAGGTGGCTGGCCGTGCTGGGCCGCCCGTGCCGGTCCCGGACCGGCCAGCGCCGCACCAGCGCGACCTCGCTGCCCACCTTGGCCCGGACCAGGCTGGGCTGCGCCCGGCTGTCCTCGACCCGGAGCAACGGCCCCAGCGCGTCGAGCAGTTCGGCGGCCCGCTCGGGCGTGACGGAGTACCCGGCGGCGCCCAGCCCCTTGTCCTGCCCGCCCAGCCAGCGGACCACCAGTTGGTCCACCTGCCCCGGTGCGTCCCGGTCGGTCATCGCGACACCTCCGAGACCATGCCGTGCATGGCCAGGATCGAGACCAGCGGCTCCAGCACCCGTTGGGCCCGGACCCGGCGCCGGTAGCGGCCGTCGTGCTGGCGGCCGCCGGTGGCGGAGGCCACGTGCAGGCTGCACCGGCGCAGCGAGTCGAACGGGCGCAGCCAGGCCCGGCCGGCGTGCTGGTGCAGCAGGGCGAAGACGTCCCGGCTCTCCGCGCGTTGGCGGGCGGGGTCGAACGGGAGGTTCGGCGGGGCGTCCAGCCAGCGGTCCACCGGGTGCTCCAGGCGCAGCAGATCGGCCTTGCCCAGCACCAGGGCTGACGGAACGTCAGGCAGTGCGCCCTTGCTCGCCAGGCGGTTGAGCACGGTTGCGAAGGCCTGGTCGCCGTTCGGCTGCACCTCCACTCCGGTCTCCGAGCGGATCTCGTCGAGCCCGGCGAAGGGCAGGGCCATCGCCGGATCGACGACGAAGATCAGCGCGTCCACGTCGAGCAGGAAGCCGAGCAGCCGGTTGGTGCGGACCAGGTCCTCGCCGGCCAGGTCGAAGAAGGCCACCGGCCTGGTGCGGTGCTGCGCGTCGGTGAGCAGCAGTGCCTCGACGAACTCGGCGTGGTCGTCGGCGACGGCGGTGTGCCCGAGCACCTCGCCGGAGCGCAGCGGGGCCACCCGGTCGCGGGCGAACTCGGCGGTCAGGTCGCGGTTGGTGGGCCGCCAGCTGATCCCGTAGGGCTCCAGCCGGCCGTCGGTGATCTCGGCGATCATCTGGGTCAGCAGGTGGCTCTTGCCGGAACTGGTCTCGCCGACCATCGCGATGGTCAGCGGCCGGCCGTTCACCAGGTAGGGCACCGGCACGTCGTGCGGGGCCATCTCCGGGTCCGCGGTGCAGCGTTGGAAGAGCCCGTAGAGCCGGTCGGCCTGGCGCAGGCCCTCGCCCACCGCGGCCGGGTCGACCGGTCCGGTGCCGTCGGCGCCGACCAGCGCGCGCGGGTCGAAGGCGATCGGCTCCAGGCAGTACGGGCAGCGGCGCGGGGGCTCCGCGGCCGGTGCCGGTGCCGGTGCCTCTTCGCTCGACGGTGTCGGTGCCCCGGCTGCGGGGAGGGACCGCTTGTGCGCCGTGACCCGGTCGAACTCGGCTTGTCCGGTGGCCAGTTCGTCCCGGGGCGGGTCCTGCGGCAGGCGGGCCGGGTCGAGCAGCTTGAGCAGCTCGGCGGGCGTCGGGCGGTCGGCGGCGCGCGGGGCGAAGGCCTGGCCGAGCGGGTGGGCCAGGGCCGGGTACTCGGCCAGGTCGCCCGGCGCCCGGTCGGGGTCGCCGTGCCGGCCGGTGAGCAGGTGGTACATCAGCTGGGCGCAGCTCCACAGCGCGTCGCGCGGGTCGGCCGCCCCGGTGCCCAGCCGCACCTCGGGCGCGGCGTACGGCGGCGCGCCGCCGGCCGCGCGCGGCCGGCCCGGGCGGGTCACCGCGTGCAGACCCCAGAGCTGCACGCTGCTGCCGTCCCAGCGCACGGTGCCCGGGGTGATCCCGTGGTGCACCAGGCCGAACCGCTCCAGCAGCTGCACCGCCCGCACCAAGTCCCGTTCCACGGTGCGCAGCGCACCGTTGGACAGGCCGCTCAGGTCGGCCGCCCGCTGCCCGCGCGGCGGCCGGTAGAGGACGAACGGCTCGGCCGCGTCGAGGTCGTGGCCGAGCGGCTCCGGGAAGAGCAGGGCCGCCTTGTCACCGGCCAACTGCCGGTGCAGTCGCAGGGCGGTGGCGGTCTGGGTGGCGAGCAGGTCGAGCGCCCGGGTCCGGTCGCCCGGGCCGGCCACCCGGATCTGCAGGCAGGTCCGGGCGCCGTCCAGCAGCACCGGCCGGGCGGTCAGCCCCGGCGGCCCGGCGGGCCGGTCGGGGCCGAACCGGGCGGCCCGTCGCCGGCGTTCGCCCGTGGTGGTCAGGAAGGCCAGTTCGGTGGGTGGGTTCACCACGGGTCGTTCTCCGGTTCGTGCTGGTGGACGGTCAGGGCGGCGTCCGGGCGTAGCGGGAGCAGGCAGCGCAGGCGGAGCGGGCCGGTGCTGGTCCACGGCTCGGTGTCCCCGGCGACCTCGGTGGTCGGGACGGCCGGTTCGGTGGGCGGGTTCACCACGGGTCGTCCTCCGATTCGCGCTGGTGGACCGTCAGGACGGCGTCCGGGCGCAGCGGGAGCAGGCAGAGCAGGCCGGCGTAGCGGCCGGTGCTGGTCCACACCTCGGTGCCCTCGGCGACCTTGGCGGTTCCGGCGGCCCGTTCGATGGCGGGCCGGGCGGCGGCCGGGGCGAAGTGCACCCAGCGGGCGGCGGCCGGGTCGCGGCTGAGCAGGGCCTGCTGGTCCACCGAGGTGAGCTGGACGGCGGCGGCCCGGTCGGCCAGCGGGCCGGCCGCGTCGGCCACCCGGTTGGCGTCGATCCCGAGCAGCCCGGCCGGGCCGCTGCGCAGCCGGTGCGGCTGGGCGAACGGCGGGGGCGGCAGCACGCCGTGGCGGTGCAGGTGGGTGCGGGCCAGTGCGAGCAGCTCGCGCACCCGCTCGGCGGTCTGCCGCTCGGCCTGCGGGCCGGTGCGGCCGCGGATCATCACGCCCCAGTACGGCTCCAGGGCCGCCACGGCCGCGTCGGCCAGGTCGCCGACCAGGGTGGTGACCAGTTCGGCGCCGCCGTCGCCGTCGTCCCGCTCCAGCCAGCGCGGGCCGTTGCCGGGCGGGCGGCTCGGCAGGGCGAACGGCAGGTCGCAGGCCTGGTCGGGCGCGGGCACCGGCGCGGCAGCGCCGGCGGCGGCGGTGGGGACGGTCGGGGTGGGCGCGGGCTCGTCCCACTCCTCGCCCCACCCCTCGGTGTCGAGCCAGCTTCCCCCCGTGGACTCGTCGTCGCTCCCCGGCTCGGCAGCTCCGGTGTCCCCGGCCCGGTCGGTGCGGTCGGCCGCGGCCCACGGGTCGTCGCCGGTCCACGGGTCGTCAGCGGTCCACGGGTCGTCAGCGGCCCAGGGGTCGCCGGCCGGCTGCTCCTCGGCGACGGCCTCCTGTTCGGCCGCCTCCTGCTCGGCGGCCCGGGCGGCCGCCCGCAGCACGCCGACCACGGCGGTGGCTGCATCCGCGCAGTAGGTGCGCTCCTCGACCGCCCAGCAGGCCGCCGCCACCTCGGTCAACAGGGTCTCCAGGCCAACCAGTTCGGTGCGGGCCGGGGCGATCGCGCCGGCCAGTCCCCAGCGCCGCACCTCGCGCCGCCAGGAGTGCAGCAGCAGCCAGCCGGTGAGCACCAGGGCGACCAGCAGGGCGATGGCGCCGAACACCGGTGGCGGGTCGGCCAGCGCCCCGAGCAGCCCGCCGAGCAGTGCGCCCGCGAGGCCGGCCGCCGCGAGCCGCAGCGCCCGGGGCAGTCCGTCGCGCGCGGTGCCCAGCCGGTTCGCGCCCAGCAGCGCGCCGCCGCCGAGCAGCAGCGGCGCCAGCAGCGCCAGCAGCCCGAGCGGCCACGGCCAGAGCCCGCCGAGCAGCCCCGCCAGCGCGGCGAGCGGCAGCGCCGCCCCGCCGGGCACCGGCACCGGTGCGGGTGTCAGCGCCCGCCGGTGGGAGCGCTGGAGTTCGTCCAGCCGGGGTGCCAGCCGGGCGGTGGGCAGCGGTGCCACCTGGTGGGCCAGCCGGGAGAACCGCTCGGCCGCCGCGCGCAGCGGCAGTCCCTCGCCGAGCAGGCCGAGCGCGTAGCCGCGCAGGCTCTCCGCGATCCGCTCCCTGGTCACCCGGGGCGGCTCCACCTGCACGCCCAACTCGGCCAGCCGCTGGGTCAGTTCGGCGCCGGACGGGGTCAGCCCGGGGCCGCCGTCGGCGAGCGCCCGGGCGACGTACCCGCGCAGTCGGGCGAGCGCCGCCTCGGCGTCGGTCAGCGCCGCCCGGTACTCGGTCCGGCCGGCGCCGGTGGCCAGGCCGGCCGGGCCGCCGAGCAGCTCCAGCTCCTGGGCGGCCTCGGCCAGCGACTCCTCCACCGCCGCGCGGGCCCGGGCCACCGGCCCGGCCGGGTCGCGGTGCACGGGGGCGCCACCGGCGGCGGTGGCGGCGCGCAGCTCGGTGAGCAGGGCCGGCTC belongs to Kitasatospora viridis and includes:
- a CDS encoding glyceraldehyde-3-phosphate dehydrogenase, translating into MTVNEDVFTNWMHREEIAESMIPIIGKLHRERDVNVVLHSRSLVNKSVVSILKTHRFARQIDGEELSVTETMPFLQALTTLDLGPSQIDLALLAANYKADSRGLSVAEFTAEAVAGATGENKLQRAASRDVVLYGFGRIGRLLTRLLIEKAGSGNGLRLRAIVVRRSGDEDLVKRASLLRRDSIHGQFQGTITVDEANNKIIANGNEITVIYSDDPSTVDYTAYGINDAILIDNTGRWRDRAGLSKHLVPGIAKVVLTAPGKGDVPNIVHGVNHEDIKPDEQIISCASCTTNAIVPPLKAMNDEYGVLRGHVETVHSFTNDQNLLDNFHKADRRGRSAPLNMVITETGAASAVAKALPDLKAKITGSSIRVPVPDVSIAILNLQLARETSREEVLEHLREVSLTSPLRRQIDFTSAPDAVSSDFIGSRHASIVDAGATKVEGDNAILYLWYDNEFGYSCQVVRVVQYVSGVEYPTFPAPAAV
- a CDS encoding TRAFAC clade GTPase domain-containing protein; protein product: MVNPPTELAFLTTTGERRRRAARFGPDRPAGPPGLTARPVLLDGARTCLQIRVAGPGDRTRALDLLATQTATALRLHRQLAGDKAALLFPEPLGHDLDAAEPFVLYRPPRGQRAADLSGLSNGALRTVERDLVRAVQLLERFGLVHHGITPGTVRWDGSSVQLWGLHAVTRPGRPRAAGGAPPYAAPEVRLGTGAADPRDALWSCAQLMYHLLTGRHGDPDRAPGDLAEYPALAHPLGQAFAPRAADRPTPAELLKLLDPARLPQDPPRDELATGQAEFDRVTAHKRSLPAAGAPTPSSEEAPAPAPAAEPPRRCPYCLEPIAFDPRALVGADGTGPVDPAAVGEGLRQADRLYGLFQRCTADPEMAPHDVPVPYLVNGRPLTIAMVGETSSGKSHLLTQMIAEITDGRLEPYGISWRPTNRDLTAEFARDRVAPLRSGEVLGHTAVADDHAEFVEALLLTDAQHRTRPVAFFDLAGEDLVRTNRLLGFLLDVDALIFVVDPAMALPFAGLDEIRSETGVEVQPNGDQAFATVLNRLASKGALPDVPSALVLGKADLLRLEHPVDRWLDAPPNLPFDPARQRAESRDVFALLHQHAGRAWLRPFDSLRRCSLHVASATGGRQHDGRYRRRVRAQRVLEPLVSILAMHGMVSEVSR